The following proteins are co-located in the Massilia litorea genome:
- a CDS encoding dihydrofolate reductase codes for MSRLTLVVAIDAQRGIGIDNKLPWHLPEDLAHFKRVTLGQPIIMGRKTFDSIGRPLPGRRNIVVTRNGDWSHAGVEAVTSLEAAIALVGEEPASIIGGAQIFAQAMDVAERMIVTEIAHSFACDTFFPPLDPAVWLETARDTHHSDANGYDYAFVTYERKGSAQ; via the coding sequence ATGAGCCGCCTGACCCTGGTCGTGGCGATCGACGCGCAGCGCGGGATCGGTATCGACAACAAGCTGCCCTGGCACCTGCCCGAAGATCTCGCCCACTTCAAGCGCGTCACCCTCGGCCAGCCGATCATCATGGGCCGCAAGACCTTCGATTCGATCGGCCGCCCGCTGCCGGGCCGGCGCAACATCGTCGTCACCCGCAACGGCGACTGGAGCCACGCCGGCGTGGAGGCGGTGACCTCGCTCGAGGCGGCGATCGCACTCGTCGGCGAGGAACCGGCCAGCATCATCGGCGGCGCGCAGATCTTCGCCCAGGCGATGGACGTCGCCGAGCGCATGATCGTCACCGAGATCGCCCACAGCTTCGCCTGCGATACCTTCTTCCCTCCGCTCGACCCGGCGGTCTGGCTTGAAACCGCGCGCGACACCCATCATTCGGACGCGAACGGCTACGACTACGCCTTCGTGACCTACGAGCGCAAAGGCAGCGCACAGTGA
- a CDS encoding cation transporter, with the protein MADCCSGGCSLDKPPVDPRYRRVLWIALVVNALMFGVELLGGWAAGSVSLLADAVDFFGDAANYGISLFVLGLAPVWRSRTALVKGATMGAYGVFVIGSALSHLASGTVPAAQTMGAIGVAALAANGLVALLLFAFRNGDANMRSVWLCTRNDMIGNVAVLLAALGVWQAGSGLPDLFVASVMGVLGLTAARSVIVQARSEISAAPAVAAPAPVVELKRR; encoded by the coding sequence ATGGCCGATTGCTGCAGCGGCGGCTGCTCGCTCGATAAACCGCCGGTCGATCCGCGCTACCGGCGGGTGCTCTGGATAGCGCTGGTCGTCAACGCGCTGATGTTCGGCGTCGAACTGCTCGGCGGCTGGGCCGCGGGTTCGGTTTCGCTGCTGGCCGATGCGGTCGACTTCTTCGGCGATGCCGCCAACTACGGCATTTCCCTGTTCGTGCTTGGCCTGGCGCCGGTCTGGCGTTCGCGCACCGCGCTGGTGAAGGGCGCGACCATGGGCGCCTACGGCGTCTTCGTCATCGGTTCCGCCTTGTCGCACCTGGCAAGCGGCACCGTGCCCGCGGCGCAGACCATGGGCGCGATCGGCGTCGCCGCCCTGGCGGCGAATGGCCTGGTCGCCTTGCTGCTGTTCGCATTCCGCAACGGCGACGCCAACATGCGCTCGGTCTGGCTGTGCACGCGCAATGACATGATCGGGAACGTCGCCGTGCTGCTGGCGGCGCTGGGCGTGTGGCAGGCGGGGAGCGGCTTGCCGGACCTGTTCGTGGCCAGCGTGATGGGCGTACTCGGGCTGACCGCGGCGCGCAGCGTGATCGTGCAGGCCAGAAGCGAGATCAGTGCGGCGCCGGCAGTTGCAGCGCCGGCGCCGGTCGTCGAGCTGAAACGCCGCTGA
- a CDS encoding DUF4337 domain-containing protein has translation MKPPASRAGDGFAGKVAVLIAVLATIGTLFGFLGSSMHNDASLYKSNAAIDKTSATNAWNHYQAKSNKQNLAELATNIPGVDKARYQLEVDRYRLEKEEIRKEAERWEASSSEWNARSERALHRHRQWLLASVVQQVAISLAAVALLARRTWLLTATCAVATFGLTLGVFAALRADPMPMMVAPFGAAFGAVVLAALFQRFGRGRRG, from the coding sequence GTGAAGCCGCCAGCTTCGCGTGCCGGCGACGGCTTCGCCGGCAAGGTCGCGGTCCTGATCGCGGTGCTGGCCACCATCGGCACGCTGTTCGGTTTCCTCGGCAGCAGCATGCACAACGACGCCTCGCTCTACAAGAGCAATGCCGCGATCGACAAGACCAGCGCCACCAACGCCTGGAACCATTACCAGGCCAAGTCGAACAAGCAGAACCTGGCGGAACTGGCCACCAATATTCCCGGCGTGGACAAGGCGCGCTACCAGCTCGAGGTGGACCGCTATCGCCTCGAAAAGGAAGAGATCCGCAAGGAGGCCGAGCGCTGGGAAGCTTCGTCGAGCGAGTGGAACGCCAGATCCGAACGTGCGCTGCACCGCCATCGCCAGTGGCTGCTGGCCTCGGTGGTCCAGCAGGTCGCGATCTCGCTGGCGGCCGTCGCCCTGCTGGCGCGCCGCACCTGGCTCCTGACCGCCACCTGCGCGGTGGCGACCTTCGGCCTGACCCTGGGCGTGTTCGCCGCCCTGCGCGCCGATCCGATGCCGATGATGGTCGCCCCCTTCGGCGCGGCCTTCGGCGCCGTCGTGCTGGCCGCGCTGTTCCAGCGTTTCGGGCGGGGCCGCCGGGGCTAG
- a CDS encoding MOSC domain-containing protein, giving the protein MEIGTVAGLAARLARGAPPRSFERLVTHAGIGIVGDVHADALSPRQLLLASSGAYADFDLPMHALRENLLIDADTAQLASGTVLQIGAEVRLRMMFQCEACGQLDATAPRLAQRIGKRRGMLARVLAGGVIRLGDQVCDLGMLESAWSDDWRERVRQVLDAAPDGTVIEYRALARLAGIQSSYCRAFPRLLARLGERYAATAVSSQSPVALPRWEGAGLFERF; this is encoded by the coding sequence ATGGAGATCGGTACCGTTGCCGGGCTGGCGGCGCGCTTGGCGCGCGGCGCGCCGCCACGCTCGTTCGAGCGCCTCGTTACCCACGCGGGCATCGGCATCGTAGGCGACGTCCATGCCGACGCGCTGTCCCCGCGCCAGCTGCTGCTCGCGAGCAGCGGTGCCTATGCGGACTTCGATTTGCCGATGCATGCGCTGCGCGAGAACCTGCTGATCGACGCCGACACGGCGCAGCTGGCGTCGGGCACGGTCCTGCAGATAGGCGCCGAGGTGCGGCTGCGGATGATGTTCCAGTGCGAAGCCTGCGGCCAGCTCGACGCCACGGCGCCGCGCCTGGCGCAGCGCATCGGGAAGCGGCGCGGCATGCTGGCGCGCGTGCTGGCGGGTGGCGTCATCCGGCTGGGCGACCAAGTGTGCGACCTGGGCATGCTGGAATCAGCGTGGTCCGACGATTGGCGCGAGCGCGTGCGGCAGGTGCTCGACGCAGCGCCCGACGGCACGGTGATCGAATACCGCGCGCTCGCGCGCCTGGCCGGCATCCAGTCCAGCTATTGCCGCGCTTTTCCACGGCTGTTGGCCAGGCTGGGCGAGCGCTACGCAGCGACGGCGGTGTCGTCGCAATCGCCCGTTGCGCTGCCGCGCTGGGAAGGCGCAGGCCTGTTCGAGCGCTTCTGA
- a CDS encoding arginine/lysine/ornithine decarboxylase — MKFRFPIIIIDEDFRSENTSGLGIRALAAAMEKEGMEVLGLTSYGDMSSFAQQQSRASAFVLSIDDEEFGGGSLEETDTALTRLRAFVEEIRHKNSNIPIYIYGETRTSRHIPNDILKELHGFIHMFEDTPEFVARHIIREAKAYLDSLAPPFFRALVNYAYDGSYSWHCPGHSGGVAFLKSPVGQMFHQFFGENMLRADVCNAVEELGQLLDHTGPVAKSERNAARIYGADHCYFVTNGTSTSNKMVWHSTVAPGDIVVVDRNCHKSILHSIIMCGAIPVFLMPTRNNLGIIGPIPLEEFTEESIARKIEANPFAREAKDKKPRILTITQSTYDGVVYNVETLREMLDGKIETLHFDEAWLPHATFHDFYKNMHAIGRDRPRAKQSMIFSTQSTHKLLAGLSQASQVLVRESETVKLDQDAFNEAFLMHTSTSPQYSIIASCDVAAAMMEAPGGTALVEESILEALDFRRAMKKVDAEFGQDWWFKVWGPDVESEEGIGTQDDWMIRAEDDWHGFGNLAPGFNMLDPIKSTVVTPGLSLDGQFGETGIPASIVTKYLAEHGVIIEKCGLYSFFIMFTIGITKGRWNTLVTALQQFKDDYDRNKQMWQVMPQFAAANPRYENSGLRDLCNGIHSFYKQYDVARLTTEMYLSDLVPAMKPSDAFAKMARRDIERVAIDDLEGRTTAILLTPYPPGIPLLIPGERFNKIIVDYLRFARDFNERFPGFETDVHGLVKREVNGKRDYFVDCVRQD; from the coding sequence ATGAAATTTCGTTTCCCCATCATCATTATTGACGAGGACTTCCGGTCCGAGAACACCTCGGGCCTGGGCATTCGCGCCCTCGCCGCCGCGATGGAAAAGGAAGGCATGGAAGTGCTGGGCCTGACCAGCTACGGCGACATGTCGTCGTTCGCCCAGCAGCAGTCGCGCGCCTCGGCCTTCGTGCTGTCGATCGACGATGAGGAATTCGGCGGCGGCTCGCTCGAGGAGACCGATACCGCGCTGACCCGCCTGCGCGCCTTTGTGGAGGAAATCCGCCACAAGAACTCGAACATCCCGATCTACATCTACGGCGAGACCCGCACCAGCCGCCACATCCCGAACGACATCCTGAAGGAGCTGCACGGCTTCATCCACATGTTCGAGGACACGCCGGAATTCGTCGCGCGCCACATCATCCGCGAAGCGAAAGCCTATCTCGATTCGCTGGCGCCGCCCTTCTTCCGCGCCCTGGTCAACTACGCCTACGACGGCTCGTATTCCTGGCACTGCCCGGGCCACTCGGGCGGCGTCGCCTTCCTGAAGTCGCCGGTTGGCCAGATGTTCCACCAGTTCTTCGGCGAGAACATGCTGCGCGCCGACGTCTGCAACGCGGTCGAGGAACTGGGCCAGCTGCTGGACCACACCGGTCCGGTCGCGAAATCCGAGCGCAACGCCGCCCGCATCTACGGCGCCGACCACTGCTATTTCGTCACCAACGGCACCTCGACCTCGAACAAGATGGTCTGGCACTCGACGGTGGCGCCGGGCGACATCGTCGTCGTCGACCGCAACTGCCACAAGTCGATCCTGCACTCGATCATCATGTGCGGCGCGATCCCCGTGTTCCTGATGCCGACCCGGAACAACCTCGGCATCATCGGTCCGATCCCGCTCGAAGAGTTTACGGAAGAGTCGATCGCCCGCAAGATCGAAGCCAATCCGTTCGCGCGCGAAGCCAAGGACAAGAAGCCGCGCATCCTGACGATTACCCAGTCGACCTACGACGGCGTGGTCTACAACGTCGAGACCCTGCGCGAGATGTTGGACGGGAAGATCGAGACCCTGCACTTCGACGAAGCCTGGCTGCCGCACGCGACCTTCCACGACTTCTACAAGAACATGCATGCGATCGGCCGCGACCGCCCGCGCGCCAAGCAGTCGATGATCTTCTCGACCCAGTCGACGCACAAACTGCTGGCCGGCCTGTCGCAGGCTTCGCAGGTGCTGGTGCGCGAATCGGAAACCGTGAAACTCGACCAGGACGCCTTCAACGAAGCCTTCCTGATGCATACCTCGACCTCGCCGCAGTACTCGATCATCGCTTCCTGCGACGTGGCCGCGGCCATGATGGAAGCGCCGGGCGGCACCGCGCTGGTCGAGGAATCGATCCTGGAAGCGCTCGACTTCCGCCGCGCCATGAAGAAGGTCGACGCCGAATTCGGCCAGGACTGGTGGTTCAAGGTCTGGGGTCCGGATGTGGAGTCGGAAGAAGGCATCGGTACCCAGGACGACTGGATGATCCGCGCCGAGGACGACTGGCACGGCTTCGGCAACCTGGCCCCGGGCTTCAACATGCTCGACCCGATCAAGTCGACCGTCGTGACCCCTGGCCTGTCGCTCGACGGCCAGTTCGGCGAGACCGGCATCCCGGCCTCGATCGTGACCAAGTACCTGGCCGAACACGGCGTGATCATCGAGAAGTGCGGGCTGTATTCGTTCTTCATCATGTTCACGATCGGGATCACCAAGGGCCGCTGGAACACGCTGGTGACGGCGCTGCAGCAGTTCAAGGACGACTACGACCGCAACAAGCAGATGTGGCAGGTGATGCCGCAGTTCGCCGCGGCCAACCCGCGCTACGAAAACAGCGGCCTGCGCGACCTGTGCAACGGCATCCACAGCTTCTACAAGCAGTACGACGTCGCGCGCCTGACGACCGAGATGTATCTGTCGGACCTGGTGCCGGCCATGAAGCCGTCGGACGCCTTCGCCAAGATGGCGCGCCGCGATATCGAGCGAGTCGCCATCGACGACCTCGAAGGCCGCACCACGGCGATCCTGCTGACGCCTTATCCGCCGGGCATTCCGCTCCTGATCCCGGGCGAGCGCTTCAACAAGATCATCGTCGACTACCTGCGCTTCGCGCGCGACTTCAACGAGCGCTTCCCGGGCTTCGAGACGGACGTGCACGGGCTGGTCAAGCGCGAGGTGAACGGCAAGCGCGATTACTTCGTGGACTGCGTGCGCCAGGATTGA
- a CDS encoding DUF3320 domain-containing protein — protein MTMDQLAEPVLPHPADASPRPPVLHIALHADPTTGYAAIQNNLPVLRAVTLTNNGDEALDDVEVLVVCAPAFARGERLHFERLAPGETRRIAPLDLKPDHDYLAALDESERGSVTVSASVHEQPAAQAVHPVEVLAYDQWAGTRALPELLAAFCMPNSPVVDRLIARASSLLRANAPGLSMSGYQSKNREHAWKQASAIYSTLAAEDLQYSNPPASFGGDGQKIRTPERILDTHVATCLDLVMLFAACLEQAGLHPVLLLKEGHAWVGAWLVEATFPTAVVDDVQSVRKRVKSGELMVFETTSIAAGAGTTLRTACRQGEDQLADDMAFTCAIDVRRAREAQVRPLPSRSTSAAPALPALEPGAPAIEEMPPLPPLDPGLLPVRELAADTPEGRLAKWKSRLLDLTLRNRLLNFKPSKTTLRVICPDLGAFEDSLAEGKEFRIRATPPLMTGVDQRDAAVYSARHGATPLDALALDALGRGEIVVDSTGDALEARLLELFRTASTGLEEGGANTLFLAFGFLQWQESADAEATHLAPILLVPVTLSRQSVRSGFRLARHDDEALVNPTLRQKLAQDFDLKLPAFDVLPGDEKGIDVAAILQTFRLHVGELKGWEVKETVELGIFSFTKYLMWKDLQDRHRELQENSVVAHLINNPGKAFASEPLGFEPRTLDATHRPHDLFAPMLSDSSQLRAICVASGGKNLVIEGPPGTGKSQTITNLITHLLATGRTVLFVSEKMAALDVVHRRLSSLGLGAFCLELHSAKARKADVLKQLGTALDAAGTRTVRDWELEAGRLWALRQDLNGVAEALHRVHRNDLTIYDGIGTTVAHPLWRPAHMNFPSLDAHSREELDALRASCRQMAALAGQLAQLAGHPLALISRRDWTPAWEQALLQGAAGLEAKAGALQDAAGRYFGLLGLDHSGLSLAELALLDELADILLTAPAVPPGVARAAHDEAARSRLSVLRGHGQARAQAWDALGGAWREDLATLDAQALRLEWSAATQAWWPKSWFAKRAVLKRMSAYRSDGQRPAETAMPGLLDTLATLNAEDGALDAMAPESATLLQQDFAGHKTDWTKIEAAERWAARFAQAVVRLGGGDPELAAVLREKLGALVDGQRALLGGDMAHGRTLLAYREAWRACAGAMDQVGQLAGGTGLAGDDSTPAALVRLLAMLQGWRQAARQLQPWSLWQRARYEALGNGLQGIVDALEAGDTPLASVADYFEFSYRNWWVREAIGAEPVLCAFSSADHERKIAEFRQADARFQTLTQQYVAAKLAGQIPAAGSVAPGADSEMGKLRRELQKQRKHMPVRQLVQNLPTLMPRLKPCLLMSPLSVAQYLDAGHAQFDVVIFDEASQIPVWDAVGAIARGRQLVCVGDPKQLPPTSFFSKVDEGEGDTGEELQDLESILDECLGIGMPQLTLQWHYRSRHESLITFSNVTYYDNALVTFPSPYTADTGVRFQRVHGVYDRGGSRTNRAEADAIVKAIEAHYLDAARRRQSVGVVTFNQAQQNLVERLLDERRRASPQLDAALAQASAEPLFIKNLENVQGDERDIIYFSITYGPDAAGKVSLNFGPLNLEGGHRRLNVAVSRARQQVVVYSTLMPEQIDLSRVRASGVRDLKHYLEFAIRGPRALAEQRIPTGREPDSPFERQVIALLRERGWEAHPQVGVSGFRIDIGVVDPRAPGRYLLGVECDGASYHSAASARDRDRLRQHVLEGLGWELHRIWSTDWWINPEEPARRLIARLEALASQPLESEPEVVPEPDCRPEAPGEDATPTTDAAGPSEAMPTSGMAPGLVPYCATPIDGGDADLFYEKASIPLIRAQLANVIRYEGPVSRDLLFRRVARAWGVARLTRRVEEHLARLVPHAPVTADGEAPVYWPENVNAADWEGLRVPDGNADSRRAIDDICIEELGNAALYVLDRQGATGKDGLARAVCRLFGISRTTADAEERIARALLAEPAASRIAIEGGVVRSLRR, from the coding sequence ATGACCATGGACCAGCTCGCGGAGCCAGTCTTGCCCCACCCTGCCGACGCTTCACCCCGGCCACCCGTTCTGCATATCGCCCTCCATGCGGACCCGACGACGGGATATGCGGCGATCCAGAACAACCTCCCGGTCCTGCGCGCGGTAACGCTCACCAACAACGGAGACGAGGCACTCGACGACGTCGAGGTGCTGGTCGTCTGCGCACCCGCATTCGCGCGCGGCGAACGCCTGCATTTCGAGCGCCTGGCGCCTGGCGAAACACGGCGTATCGCACCGCTCGACCTGAAACCGGACCACGACTACCTGGCCGCGCTCGACGAGTCCGAACGCGGTTCGGTGACCGTCAGCGCAAGCGTGCACGAACAGCCGGCGGCGCAGGCCGTCCACCCGGTCGAGGTGCTGGCCTACGATCAGTGGGCGGGGACGCGCGCGTTGCCGGAACTGCTGGCTGCCTTCTGCATGCCCAATTCGCCGGTCGTCGACCGCCTGATCGCCAGGGCATCGAGCCTGTTGCGCGCCAACGCGCCCGGCCTGTCGATGAGCGGCTACCAGTCGAAGAACCGCGAACACGCGTGGAAGCAGGCGTCCGCCATCTACAGCACGCTCGCCGCCGAAGACCTGCAGTATTCGAACCCGCCGGCCTCGTTCGGCGGCGACGGACAGAAGATCCGCACGCCCGAGCGCATCCTCGACACCCATGTCGCCACCTGCCTCGACCTGGTCATGCTGTTCGCGGCCTGTCTCGAGCAGGCGGGCCTGCACCCGGTATTGCTGCTCAAGGAGGGGCACGCCTGGGTCGGCGCCTGGCTGGTCGAAGCGACCTTCCCGACCGCCGTGGTCGACGACGTGCAGTCGGTACGCAAGCGCGTCAAGTCGGGCGAACTGATGGTGTTCGAGACCACGTCCATCGCCGCCGGTGCGGGAACGACGCTGCGCACGGCGTGCAGGCAGGGTGAGGACCAGCTGGCCGACGACATGGCGTTTACCTGCGCCATCGACGTGCGGCGTGCGCGCGAAGCGCAGGTCCGTCCCCTGCCCTCGCGTTCCACCTCCGCCGCGCCCGCCCTGCCCGCGCTGGAGCCCGGCGCGCCGGCGATCGAAGAGATGCCGCCCCTGCCGCCGCTCGATCCCGGCCTCCTTCCCGTGCGCGAGCTCGCAGCCGACACCCCGGAAGGCCGCCTCGCCAAGTGGAAAAGCCGCCTGCTCGACCTGACGCTGCGTAACCGCCTGCTCAACTTCAAACCATCGAAGACGACGCTGCGCGTGATCTGCCCCGACCTGGGTGCGTTCGAGGACAGCCTGGCCGAGGGCAAGGAATTCAGGATCAGGGCGACGCCGCCGCTGATGACGGGCGTCGACCAGCGCGATGCCGCCGTCTACAGCGCGCGCCATGGCGCGACGCCGCTCGACGCGCTGGCGCTTGACGCGCTCGGCCGCGGCGAGATCGTCGTCGACAGCACGGGCGACGCGCTGGAGGCGCGGCTGCTGGAATTGTTCCGGACCGCCTCGACCGGCCTGGAGGAAGGCGGCGCGAACACCCTGTTCCTGGCCTTCGGTTTCCTCCAGTGGCAGGAAAGCGCGGACGCCGAGGCGACCCACCTGGCGCCGATCCTGCTGGTTCCGGTCACGCTCTCGCGCCAGTCGGTGCGCAGCGGTTTCCGCCTGGCCCGCCACGACGACGAGGCATTGGTGAACCCGACCCTGCGCCAGAAACTGGCCCAGGACTTCGACCTGAAGCTGCCCGCGTTCGACGTGTTGCCGGGCGACGAAAAAGGCATCGACGTCGCGGCCATCCTGCAAACCTTCCGCCTGCACGTGGGCGAACTGAAGGGATGGGAAGTGAAGGAGACGGTCGAACTCGGGATCTTCTCGTTCACCAAATACCTGATGTGGAAAGACCTGCAGGACCGCCATCGGGAGCTGCAGGAAAACAGCGTCGTCGCCCACCTGATCAACAACCCGGGCAAGGCCTTTGCCAGCGAGCCGCTCGGGTTCGAGCCGCGTACGCTCGATGCGACGCACAGGCCGCACGACCTGTTCGCGCCGATGCTCTCGGACTCCTCGCAGCTGCGCGCCATTTGCGTGGCCAGCGGCGGCAAGAACCTGGTGATCGAGGGCCCGCCCGGTACCGGCAAGAGCCAGACCATCACGAACCTGATCACGCATCTGCTGGCTACCGGGCGCACCGTGCTGTTCGTCTCCGAAAAGATGGCCGCGCTCGACGTCGTGCACCGCCGCCTGAGCAGCCTGGGACTGGGGGCCTTCTGCCTCGAGCTGCACTCGGCGAAGGCACGCAAGGCCGATGTGCTCAAGCAGCTCGGCACGGCACTCGACGCCGCCGGCACGCGCACCGTGCGCGACTGGGAGCTCGAAGCCGGGCGCCTGTGGGCGCTGCGCCAGGACCTGAACGGCGTGGCCGAAGCCCTGCACCGGGTGCACCGCAACGACCTGACAATCTACGACGGCATCGGCACCACGGTCGCGCACCCGCTGTGGCGCCCCGCGCACATGAACTTCCCGTCGCTCGACGCGCATTCGCGGGAGGAACTCGATGCGCTGCGCGCCAGTTGCCGCCAGATGGCCGCATTGGCGGGCCAGCTCGCCCAGCTGGCCGGCCATCCGCTGGCGCTCATCTCGCGCCGCGACTGGACGCCGGCTTGGGAACAGGCGCTGCTGCAAGGAGCCGCCGGCCTGGAAGCGAAGGCTGGCGCCCTCCAGGATGCGGCCGGCCGCTATTTCGGCTTGCTGGGGCTGGACCACAGCGGCCTGTCGCTGGCCGAACTGGCCCTGCTCGACGAACTGGCCGATATCCTGTTGACGGCGCCGGCCGTGCCGCCGGGAGTGGCGCGCGCCGCCCACGACGAAGCGGCGCGCAGCCGCCTCTCCGTGTTGCGCGGGCACGGCCAGGCACGCGCACAGGCGTGGGATGCGCTCGGCGGTGCCTGGCGCGAAGACCTGGCCACCCTCGACGCGCAGGCGCTGCGCCTTGAATGGAGCGCCGCGACCCAGGCCTGGTGGCCAAAAAGCTGGTTTGCAAAACGCGCTGTCCTCAAGCGCATGAGCGCTTACCGCAGCGATGGACAGCGTCCGGCCGAGACCGCCATGCCCGGCCTGCTCGATACCCTTGCCACGCTTAACGCCGAGGACGGCGCGCTCGACGCGATGGCGCCCGAATCGGCAACCCTGCTCCAGCAGGATTTCGCCGGCCACAAGACCGACTGGACGAAAATCGAGGCGGCCGAACGCTGGGCGGCGCGCTTCGCCCAGGCCGTCGTGCGCCTGGGCGGCGGCGACCCCGAACTGGCGGCGGTGCTGCGCGAGAAGCTGGGCGCCCTGGTCGACGGCCAGCGCGCACTGCTGGGTGGCGACATGGCCCATGGCCGGACCCTGCTCGCCTATCGCGAGGCATGGCGCGCATGCGCCGGTGCCATGGACCAGGTGGGGCAACTGGCAGGCGGCACAGGCCTGGCGGGCGACGATTCCACCCCGGCAGCGCTGGTGCGCCTGCTCGCGATGCTCCAGGGCTGGCGCCAGGCTGCGCGCCAGCTCCAGCCCTGGAGCCTGTGGCAGCGCGCACGGTACGAGGCGCTCGGCAACGGCCTGCAGGGCATCGTCGACGCCCTGGAAGCGGGCGACACGCCGCTCGCGAGCGTGGCTGACTATTTCGAATTCAGCTACCGCAACTGGTGGGTGCGCGAGGCGATTGGCGCCGAGCCGGTCCTGTGCGCCTTTTCGAGTGCGGACCACGAGCGCAAGATCGCGGAATTCCGCCAGGCCGACGCGCGCTTCCAGACCTTGACCCAGCAGTACGTGGCGGCGAAGCTGGCCGGACAGATCCCGGCGGCCGGCAGCGTGGCGCCGGGTGCCGACTCCGAGATGGGCAAGCTGCGGCGCGAGCTGCAAAAACAGCGCAAGCACATGCCGGTGCGCCAGCTGGTGCAGAACCTCCCGACCCTGATGCCGCGCCTGAAACCCTGCCTGCTGATGTCGCCGCTGTCGGTGGCGCAGTATCTCGACGCGGGCCACGCCCAGTTCGACGTCGTCATTTTCGACGAAGCCTCGCAGATTCCGGTATGGGACGCGGTCGGCGCGATCGCGCGCGGCCGCCAGCTGGTCTGCGTGGGCGACCCCAAGCAGCTGCCGCCGACCAGCTTCTTCAGCAAGGTCGATGAAGGCGAAGGCGACACCGGGGAGGAATTGCAGGACCTGGAAAGCATCCTCGACGAGTGCCTCGGCATCGGCATGCCGCAGCTGACGCTGCAGTGGCATTACCGCAGCCGCCACGAAAGCCTGATCACCTTCAGCAACGTCACCTATTACGACAATGCGCTGGTCACCTTCCCCTCGCCCTACACCGCGGACACGGGCGTGCGCTTCCAGCGCGTGCACGGCGTGTATGACCGCGGCGGCTCGCGCACCAACCGCGCCGAAGCCGACGCGATCGTGAAAGCCATCGAGGCGCACTACCTCGATGCGGCGCGGCGCCGGCAGTCGGTCGGCGTCGTCACCTTCAACCAGGCGCAGCAAAACCTGGTCGAACGCCTGCTCGACGAGCGCCGGCGCGCGTCGCCGCAGCTCGACGCGGCGCTGGCGCAGGCCAGCGCCGAGCCGCTGTTCATCAAGAACCTGGAAAATGTGCAGGGCGACGAGCGCGATATCATCTATTTCTCGATCACCTACGGACCTGACGCCGCCGGCAAGGTGAGCCTGAATTTCGGGCCGCTGAACCTGGAAGGCGGACACCGGCGCCTGAACGTGGCGGTCTCGCGCGCGCGCCAGCAGGTCGTGGTCTACAGCACGCTCATGCCCGAACAGATCGACCTGTCGCGCGTGCGCGCCAGCGGCGTGCGCGACCTCAAGCACTACCTTGAGTTCGCCATCCGCGGTCCGCGCGCGCTGGCCGAGCAGCGCATCCCGACCGGGCGCGAGCCGGACAGCCCGTTCGAGCGCCAGGTCATCGCGCTGCTGCGCGAACGCGGCTGGGAAGCGCACCCGCAAGTCGGCGTGTCGGGCTTCAGGATCGATATCGGCGTGGTCGATCCGCGCGCGCCCGGCCGCTACCTGCTCGGAGTCGAATGCGACGGCGCGAGCTATCACTCGGCCGCCAGCGCGCGCGACCGCGACCGGCTGCGCCAGCACGTGCTCGAGGGCCTGGGCTGGGAATTGCACCGGATCTGGTCGACAGACTGGTGGATCAACCCGGAAGAACCGGCACGCCGGCTCATCGCGCGCCTGGAGGCGCTGGCGAGCCAGCCGCTCGAGAGCGAGCCCGAGGTCGTTCCCGAGCCGGACTGCAGGCCGGAGGCGCCTGGCGAGGACGCCACGCCAACGACGGACGCGGCGGGACCGTCCGAGGCCATGCCCACCTCGGGCATGGCCCCTGGCCTGGTCCCCTATTGCGCCACCCCGATCGACGGCGGCGACGCCGATCTGTTCTACGAAAAGGCATCGATTCCGCTGATCCGCGCGCAGCTTGCGAACGTGATTCGCTACGAAGGACCGGTGAGCCGCGACCTGCTCTTCCGACGTGTGGCGCGTGCCTGGGGCGTGGCCCGCCTGACCCGCCGGGTCGAGGAACACCTGGCGCGCCTGGTGCCGCATGCGCCCGTCACGGCGGACGGCGAGGCCCCGGTATATTGGCCGGAAAACGTCAACGCGGCCGATTGGGAAGGCCTGCGTGTCCCGGACGGGAATGCCGATTCGCGCCGCGCGATCGACGATATCTGCATCGAGGAACTCGGCAATGCCGCGCTGTACGTGCTGGACCGGCAGGGCGCGACCGGCAAGGATGGGCTGGCGCGGGCGGTGTGCAGGCTGTTCGGCATCAGCCGCACCACGGCCGACGCGGAAGAACGCATCGCACGCGCGCTGCTGGCCGAACCGGCGGCAAGCCGGATCGCTATCGAGGGCGGCGTCGTGCGCAGCCTGCGGCGCTAG